In Acidobacteriota bacterium, the sequence AGGTTGAGTTCAAACTGCTCAGCCTGATTGGCCAGATCTTTATTCTGCATCCAGGATTGGACAATCCCCCATCCGCTGACGTCGGGCTTGCTATAGACCATTTCGCGGTCTGGATGGACCACCACCATGCCTTTTTCATTGACGACAAAGACAATCCGATTGCCATCCTTGAGCATTTTCTGATTGGTTTTGCCGCGGACGGGTGGATTCACATACCGAAAGACCGGTTCCATGCTGGCCACGGCAATGACCACTGATGGGATTTCACCGTCTCGAAAGGCAATCACCGGCTCGGCCATCGAAATAGCTGATTCATTGCTTGATTGAAAGGAAATCGGTTCACTCAGGTAGGATTCGTTCGGTTTCTGAGTCAGTCTGGAAACCGCGTTGGCAATAACCTGTCCGGCCTCTTCGTTGTTGATCCGATTTGGGTCAAAAGCAAAGGCACCCTGACCTTCCACATTATTGAGCGGGATAAGACCAATCAGAACCAGATTGGGATCCGCCGTCAAAAATCGCTGCAGCCGGAGATTTCGTTCATCACGTGTTTGTTTGAAGAGTTCGGCAACGCCATTGGAGGCTTCCAGGGCCTGGGCAATCCCGGCAATCTGGTCACGATGTCCATTGACATAGGTCTCAACTTGATTGGCTACGTCTTCGGTGACCTGGATTTGTGAGAACCGTTCGGCGCTACGCACGGCTTCACGGTTAATCTCGACCAGTTGCCACACCACAATCACCAGCGGTACAAACACCAGTGACAAGACAACGCCGAGAATGGTGTAGAGAATTTTGGTTGGCTTCTTTTTATTCGCCACACATCACCTCACATCCTGACTTGATTTGCGGGGGAAGAGTGATTGGAATCCAGGGCAACACTTCCCTGACTCCAGGTTGCTTTCGCGATTGTTTTTGGAAATCCAGTTTGATGGTATTGAAAGAAGTGGGCCAGTGTAGCACACCTGCTCAATGCTTCGCGCCGATGTCTTCCGCCCCAGCTCCTACACTTGCCGCCCATCGTGCGTGGTAAATTTCATCAACCGCATATACACATCCACCACTGGGCCCAACCCGGCATAATAAGCCAGGGTGACTGGCAGCGGTTGGGCAAACCAACCGAAGAGCGCCGCATAGACCGCCACCCCCGCTGCCGTGAAATACCAGTGCATGGGTTGTCGGTCAACGCAATACACAATGATGAAACTAAACAGGGCCGCGTGGAGCCCGTACCCAGCCGGGTAGAAAAGTTCCAGAACCATTGCCAATCCGTAGGTCAGGACCAATCCGCGCATGTAGCGTTGTGAATCGTGATACCGGGCATAATAAAACGGCACCAGGGTTGACAGGATGGCGGCGGCCAGGGCTGCAAACGCAACTCCGGTATGTGGATAGAACACCACTTTCATCAGGGTCGGATGCCACGCAAAGAACAAAAAGGGCGTTGAAAGGTCACGTATTGCCTTGACGATTCGGCCCTGAGGCAGGAACCAGATGTCCGCCAGCAAGTAGAAGTAATAGACCAGGGCGGGCAGGAATACCTCCCAGCGCGGCACACCCGAAAAGAACCCAATCAACAACACACCGAGGGGAACAATTTCATAGGTTCGCAACGGCCAGGCAGGGCGCGCAAACAATTGATACAGCTTATCTGACACTTTGAGCGATGGCAGCAACCGCTGTTCAATCTGGTCACGCCACTGGTCCATGACCTCGCGGGCAAACTCCGCATCGTCGCGGTGACTGAGGCACCGTTCAGGGTCAGGAATAATTGGTTTGTGATATTTGACGGTGATTTTGCGTGGGAGCGGAATCAGACGTGACGTGGGCCAGGCATCCTGAGCACCCGTGATGGTGATGGGAACAATCGGACACTGGTTATAAATGGCAAACCGGGCGGCCCCGGATTTGACATTTTCGCTCATCCCCGGTTTTTGGGAGCGTCCAGCTTCGGGGAAGATTCCCAGCGCATGCCCTTCCTTGAGCACTTCCATGGCCTGTTCAAAAGCTTTTGAATCGCGTCGGGTAATGTCAACTGGAAACGCCCCCGCAAACCGCATCAGGAACCCCAGGCCCGGTATTTTGAACAGCCGATCCCAGGCAATAAATCGAATCTGACGCTTGATGGGCAGGGACATCAGCAATGGATCTAAATAGCTCGGATGGTTCCCAGCCAAAACCACCGGGCCGGACACAGGAACATTTTCAACCCCATAGTATTCAAGGGTGAAGATGATTCGAAACAGCGCATGGATGATGTTCTTTAATATCCACAGCATAGAGGGAATGGGAATGAAGAAAACCAGGGTTCAGGGTTCCTAATCCCCCCGGATTTTGTGGGGTAAGCTCAAAAATGAGTCCAAAAGCCCTAAAAATGGCCTGTTTTGAGCTGTTTTACCTGTTACCCACAAAAACGTGGGTTAGCTAAGTCATTTGTTTTCAATTCAATCATCTCCGCCAGCCGTTTGGCGTGGTTGCGCGTGATGAGTGGCAGGTGATCATCCATACTGAATTCTTTCAATACCTCAAGCATCGCTTCGGGTTCGGCAATGCGTCCGCCTTTGAGGTCATATTCCAGATCTTTCATTTGTTTGGGAGTATCAAGGGGTTGGTATCGGCGGGCAGTATTGAGTGTCTCAAGACGTCGGTGCTGAGTGACCAGTCCACGGAAAAAATTGGAAATTTGCTGAAGTGATGGGTTCGGGGTGAATTGAAAGGTCAGTTCCCGATTGAGTTCTCCCTGGTACACCGTGATGGTATTGGTTCCCAGGTTGGGATGTTCCATTGAAGACTGGTAGGTATCAGTACTGCGGAGGAAATCCAGCGTTTCAAACAGTTTCTGAAGCCGGGTCATGGATTCTGGCCGCAGTTTGAGTTCAACCTGGATTGGATCCTCCTCGTCTTTGCGTTGATACTTCAAGCTTCCCTGACCTTTGAGATCCACCTGGACATCAATGCGGGCAATCTCAAATTCCGGACGCTCAAACCGGTACACATATCGGTCGCCAGTGAGCCCCGTGGGACTGGCGTTTTTGACAATGGCGAGTTGGGCCAGGGTGGTGAGGGGAAATCCCAGGAGGATCAGACAGGAAAAGATCAAAGCTGTCGTGCGCATAGCTATTTTTCTGGTTGAAACCGTTTGAGAAGCGTCCCACGAAAGAGTCCTTCGCAGGCCACGCATATAATAATGATGGCTTGAAGCACCACCGACAGGTCTTTCGACACATGGTCGGTAAAAATATCAATGAACAAACCAGCCCGGATCAAGGCACCAAACAAAACGGCTGACAACAAAATGCCGACCGGGTGATTGCGGCCCAGGAGTGCCACCGCAATTCCCGTAAAGCCATATCCTGGTGAAAACCCGTCATAGTAGCGATGCCGATACCCGAGCACTTCGCTGATTGCCACCATTCCCGCCAATCCGCCTGAAATTGTCATGGCCAGAATAATGTTGCGTTTGACACTGATGCCACCGTATTCGGCTGCCGAAGCATTGTTGCCAACTGCCCGTAACTCATATCCCCATTTGGTTTTCCACAAAAACACATAGACGGCGACACAGGTGAGGAGGGCAATGATGAACCCGATATTGAGTGGCAGCCGCTCTGGATAGGTAATTCCCAGCGGCGCCAGCAGGTGATGAAACCGTGGAATATGGGCGGCCTTGTCAATTTCAAACGTTTCAAGAATCTGATCACCGACTTCGCGGAAGTGATATTGCGTCAGGTAGCTCACAATGGCAGCCGCAATAAAGTTCAACATGATGGTGTTGATCACTTCGTGCGAGCCGAACTTCGCTTTCAGAAAGCCTGGAACGGCACCCCAGAGCCCAGCCATCACAATCCCACCCAGAATACAGGCTGGTATCAGAATCAATGATTTGACCGTTGGGCTGACCGCCTCACCAAGATAGACGGGGAGTGTAAACCCAACCCAGGCCGTGGCAAAAGCCGCGACGCTGAGCTGGCCTTCGCACCCAATATTGAGCAACCCACAGTGAAATGCCAGCGCGACGGCTAACCCGGTGAAAATCAACGGGGTGGCATAA encodes:
- a CDS encoding 1-acyl-sn-glycerol-3-phosphate acyltransferase, producing MLWILKNIIHALFRIIFTLEYYGVENVPVSGPVVLAGNHPSYLDPLLMSLPIKRQIRFIAWDRLFKIPGLGFLMRFAGAFPVDITRRDSKAFEQAMEVLKEGHALGIFPEAGRSQKPGMSENVKSGAARFAIYNQCPIVPITITGAQDAWPTSRLIPLPRKITVKYHKPIIPDPERCLSHRDDAEFAREVMDQWRDQIEQRLLPSLKVSDKLYQLFARPAWPLRTYEIVPLGVLLIGFFSGVPRWEVFLPALVYYFYLLADIWFLPQGRIVKAIRDLSTPFLFFAWHPTLMKVVFYPHTGVAFAALAAAILSTLVPFYYARYHDSQRYMRGLVLTYGLAMVLELFYPAGYGLHAALFSFIIVYCVDRQPMHWYFTAAGVAVYAALFGWFAQPLPVTLAYYAGLGPVVDVYMRLMKFTTHDGRQV
- a CDS encoding ABC transporter permease, with product MNLTAALKKLLSELFFPIIAVIAAFVIGGVIVLCIGDSPLLVYELFFSSAFGTLDGISYTLFYATPLIFTGLAVALAFHCGLLNIGCEGQLSVAAFATAWVGFTLPVYLGEAVSPTVKSLILIPACILGGIVMAGLWGAVPGFLKAKFGSHEVINTIMLNFIAAAIVSYLTQYHFREVGDQILETFEIDKAAHIPRFHHLLAPLGITYPERLPLNIGFIIALLTCVAVYVFLWKTKWGYELRAVGNNASAAEYGGISVKRNIILAMTISGGLAGMVAISEVLGYRHRYYDGFSPGYGFTGIAVALLGRNHPVGILLSAVLFGALIRAGLFIDIFTDHVSKDLSVVLQAIIIICVACEGLFRGTLLKRFQPEK